The Deinococcus arcticus genome has a segment encoding these proteins:
- a CDS encoding carbohydrate ABC transporter permease, translating to MTTTLPTHTAPAAAPRKPLRPGRVAMYALLVLAALFFLVPVYLLFATALKSPDAIAEATTWHWPSVLNWGSFRDAWAKIGGNMLNSVFLAVVATLLSAVLGSLNGYALSKWKFRGANTLFALMLFGMFIPYQAVLIPLFQFIKSLGLYGSIWGLILAHVVYGLPITTLIFRNFYADVPDALIEAATIDGAGFWQIYGKVIFPISIPGFVVVIIWQFTQVWNEFLFAATLTNTSSQPVTYALSQLAGGQAVSWNLPMAGAILAALPTLLVYILLGRYFVRGLLAGSVKG from the coding sequence ATGACCACCACCCTCCCCACCCACACGGCCCCGGCGGCAGCCCCCAGAAAGCCGCTGCGGCCGGGCCGCGTGGCCATGTACGCCCTGCTGGTGCTGGCCGCCCTGTTTTTCCTGGTGCCGGTGTACCTGCTGTTTGCCACGGCCCTGAAAAGCCCGGACGCCATTGCCGAGGCCACCACGTGGCACTGGCCCAGCGTGCTGAACTGGGGCAGTTTCCGTGACGCCTGGGCCAAGATTGGCGGCAACATGCTCAACAGCGTGTTTCTGGCGGTGGTGGCCACCCTGCTCAGCGCCGTGCTGGGCAGCCTGAACGGCTACGCCCTGAGCAAATGGAAGTTCCGGGGCGCCAACACCCTGTTCGCCCTGATGCTGTTCGGCATGTTCATTCCGTACCAGGCCGTGCTGATTCCGCTGTTTCAGTTCATCAAATCGCTGGGGCTGTACGGCTCCATCTGGGGCCTCATCCTGGCGCACGTGGTGTACGGCCTGCCCATCACCACCCTGATTTTCCGCAACTTCTACGCCGATGTGCCCGACGCCCTGATTGAAGCCGCCACCATTGACGGCGCGGGCTTCTGGCAGATCTACGGCAAGGTTATCTTCCCCATCAGCATTCCGGGCTTCGTGGTGGTCATCATCTGGCAGTTCACGCAGGTGTGGAATGAATTCCTGTTTGCCGCCACCCTCACGAACACCAGTTCGCAGCCCGTCACCTACGCCCTGTCGCAGCTGGCAGGCGGGCAGGCGGTCAGCTGGAACCTTCCCATGGCCGGCGCCATCCTGGCCGCCCTGCCCACGCTGCTGGTGTATATCCTGCTGGGCCGCTACTTTGTGCGCGGCCTGCTGGCGGGGAGCGTGAAGGGGTAA
- a CDS encoding NADH-quinone oxidoreductase subunit C, whose amino-acid sequence MPPVPVPAPVVPAPPSRDVGPLMRELGLQEDHAAEPTAVVPAGQLRAVAQALKERGFMLMDTVGLDYSAYPERRPARFAVLHNVYHPRDHRRLFLRVWLDDGEAVDSLYPVWKAANYLEREVYDLLGIVFTGHPDLRKVLTPDDLEGHPLRKDFPLGESPTLFRDGRFLDPATFRAGLTGRDAGLTGYRGEFRRGESGERLPPVMPEGGPK is encoded by the coding sequence TTGCCGCCGGTGCCTGTCCCGGCGCCTGTGGTACCAGCCCCCCCCTCGCGCGACGTGGGGCCCCTGATGCGCGAACTGGGCCTGCAGGAAGACCACGCCGCCGAGCCCACCGCCGTGGTACCGGCCGGACAGTTGCGCGCCGTCGCCCAGGCCCTCAAAGAGCGCGGCTTCATGCTGATGGACACGGTGGGCCTGGACTACAGCGCCTACCCGGAGCGGCGCCCGGCGCGCTTTGCCGTGCTGCACAACGTCTATCACCCGCGCGACCACCGCCGCCTGTTTCTGCGGGTGTGGCTGGACGACGGGGAAGCGGTGGACAGCCTGTATCCGGTGTGGAAGGCCGCCAACTATCTGGAGCGCGAGGTCTACGACCTGCTGGGCATTGTGTTTACCGGCCACCCGGACCTGCGCAAGGTGCTGACCCCCGACGACCTCGAAGGTCACCCGCTGCGCAAGGACTTTCCGCTGGGCGAAAGCCCCACCCTGTTCCGCGACGGCCGCTTTCTGGACCCCGCCACCTTCCGCGCTGGCCTGACTGGCCGCGACGCGGGCCTGACCGGCTACCGGGGCGAATTCCGGAGGGGCGAGAGCGGCGAGCGCCTGCCGCCTGTCATGCCGGAAGGAGGACCGAAATGA
- a CDS encoding ABC transporter substrate-binding protein, with product MKKALLIAAALAVPTSAAAAGKLEIFSWWAGDEGPALEALVKLYKQRYPSVAVDNATVSGGAGTNAKAVLKTRMLGGTPPDSFQAHAGQELIGTWVVANRMEDLSGLFRSEGWDKAFPKDLVRLISSKGGIWSVPVNVHRSNVMWYNPARLKSWGVTVPKTWPEFLSTCTKLKAKGVAAPLVVGENWTQQHLWESVAIGTLGAQNWENLWAGKLKFTDPRVVGAFTTFGKVMDCANKDASGLSWQQASDRIISGQSAFNIMGDWAAGYFTTTKKLAPNTGFGWAPSPGTTKTFVMLADSFGLPKGAKNRAEALNWLRVLGSKAGQDAFNPLKGSIAARTDSDLSKYNTYSRSAAADWKSNKIVGSLVHGAVAPESFMSAFGTVIDQFVASRNSAGAAAAAQQLAVRAGIGK from the coding sequence ATGAAAAAAGCCCTGTTGATCGCCGCCGCCCTCGCCGTTCCCACCAGCGCCGCCGCCGCTGGCAAGCTGGAAATCTTCTCGTGGTGGGCCGGTGACGAGGGCCCCGCTCTGGAAGCCCTGGTCAAGCTGTACAAGCAGCGTTACCCCAGTGTGGCCGTGGACAACGCCACCGTGTCGGGTGGCGCGGGCACCAACGCCAAGGCCGTGCTGAAAACCCGCATGCTGGGCGGCACCCCGCCCGACTCCTTCCAGGCGCACGCCGGGCAGGAACTCATTGGCACCTGGGTGGTGGCCAACCGCATGGAGGACCTCAGCGGCCTGTTCAGGTCCGAGGGCTGGGACAAGGCGTTTCCCAAGGACCTCGTACGCCTGATTTCCAGCAAGGGCGGCATCTGGAGCGTGCCGGTAAACGTTCACCGCAGCAACGTCATGTGGTACAACCCCGCCAGGCTGAAGAGCTGGGGCGTCACTGTGCCCAAGACGTGGCCTGAATTCCTGAGCACCTGCACCAAACTCAAGGCCAAGGGCGTGGCCGCCCCGCTGGTGGTGGGCGAGAACTGGACCCAGCAGCACCTGTGGGAATCCGTGGCAATCGGCACCCTGGGCGCCCAGAACTGGGAAAACCTGTGGGCCGGCAAGCTGAAGTTCACCGACCCCCGGGTCGTGGGCGCTTTTACCACCTTCGGCAAGGTCATGGACTGCGCCAACAAGGACGCCTCGGGCCTCAGCTGGCAGCAGGCCAGTGACCGCATCATCAGCGGCCAGAGTGCGTTTAACATCATGGGCGACTGGGCCGCCGGGTACTTCACCACCACCAAGAAACTGGCCCCCAACACCGGCTTTGGCTGGGCCCCGTCCCCCGGCACCACCAAGACCTTTGTGATGCTGGCCGACTCTTTCGGGCTGCCCAAGGGCGCCAAGAACCGCGCCGAGGCCCTGAACTGGCTGCGCGTGCTGGGCTCCAAGGCCGGCCAGGACGCCTTTAACCCCCTCAAAGGCTCGATTGCTGCGCGCACTGACAGCGACCTGAGCAAGTACAACACCTACAGCCGCTCGGCCGCCGCCGACTGGAAGAGCAACAAGATCGTGGGCTCGCTGGTCCACGGCGCCGTGGCCCCCGAGAGCTTCATGAGTGCGTTCGGCACGGTGATTGATCAGTTCGTGGCCAGCCGCAACAGCGCCGGCGCCGCTGCCGCCGCCCAGCAACTGGCCGTACGCGCCGGCATCGGCAAGTAA
- a CDS encoding NuoB/complex I 20 kDa subunit family protein — MALKELFEKDWQELESEGVLFSSLEKLVAWGRSNSLWPATFGLACCAIEMMSSTDGRNDLARFGSEVFRASPRQADVMIVAGRLSKKMAPIMRRVYDQMPDPKWVISMGACASSGGMFNNYAIVQNVDSVVPVDIFVPGCPPRPEALIYAVMQLQKKVRGEAFDELGHQLPMVDAWTR; from the coding sequence ATGGCTTTAAAGGAACTCTTTGAGAAGGACTGGCAGGAACTGGAATCCGAAGGGGTTCTCTTTTCCAGTCTGGAAAAGCTGGTGGCCTGGGGGCGCAGCAACAGCCTGTGGCCCGCCACCTTCGGGCTGGCGTGCTGCGCCATTGAAATGATGAGCTCGACCGACGGGCGCAACGATCTGGCGCGCTTTGGCTCGGAGGTGTTCCGGGCCAGCCCCCGGCAGGCCGACGTGATGATCGTGGCCGGGCGACTGAGCAAGAAAATGGCCCCGATTATGCGCCGGGTGTACGACCAGATGCCCGACCCCAAGTGGGTGATTTCCATGGGCGCGTGCGCCAGCAGTGGGGGCATGTTCAACAACTACGCCATTGTCCAGAACGTGGACAGCGTGGTGCCGGTGGACATCTTCGTGCCCGGCTGCCCGCCGCGCCCCGAAGCCCTGATCTACGCCGTGATGCAGCTGCAGAAAAAGGTACGCGGCGAAGCCTTTGACGAGCTGGGCCACCAGTTGCCAATGGTGGACGCGTGGACCCGGTGA
- the nuoF gene encoding NADH-quinone oxidoreductase subunit NuoF, protein MTVAEPAPKPITSAKDPRFAPTLYAYVGQEGSWTLDFYRRAGGYEAVKRAFAMGPDAVIDEVKKSGLRGRGGAGFATGLKWSFMPLNDGRQHYVICNADESEPGSFKDRYLLSEDPHQLIEGMLIAAYAMRASVGYIYIRGEYVHAAERIQAAIEEARAAGLLGQNVLGSGFDFQLHLHRGAGAYICGEETALMNSLEGLRANPRLKPPFPAAAGLYGLPTTINNVETFCAATQILKFGADWHAGMGTEKSKGMKLFQISGPVARPGVYELPLGTTFRELIYDWAGGPLEEMKAIIPGGSSCPMLPWTDAILDTPMDYEAIAAAGSMLGTGGVTLIPKADCIVNATWNLVRFYGHESCGKCTPCREGISSWMTRMYQKLVTGRGQPGDVQLILDMSENIGGRSFCALADACLGPVLSSIKHFREEYDALAQTGQAMYAPRKRWRDA, encoded by the coding sequence ATGACTGTGGCCGAGCCCGCCCCCAAACCCATCACCAGCGCCAAGGACCCGCGCTTTGCGCCCACCCTGTACGCCTATGTGGGCCAGGAGGGCAGCTGGACCCTGGACTTTTACCGCCGCGCCGGCGGTTACGAGGCCGTGAAGCGCGCCTTTGCCATGGGCCCGGATGCCGTGATTGACGAGGTGAAGAAGTCCGGCCTGCGCGGGCGCGGGGGCGCCGGGTTTGCCACCGGCCTCAAATGGTCGTTTATGCCGCTGAACGACGGGCGCCAGCACTACGTCATCTGCAACGCAGACGAATCCGAGCCGGGCTCGTTCAAGGACCGCTACCTGCTGTCCGAAGACCCCCACCAGCTCATTGAAGGCATGTTGATTGCCGCCTACGCCATGCGCGCCAGCGTGGGCTACATCTACATTCGCGGCGAGTACGTGCACGCCGCCGAGCGCATCCAGGCCGCCATTGAGGAAGCGCGCGCGGCAGGCCTGCTGGGCCAGAACGTGCTGGGCAGCGGCTTTGACTTCCAGCTGCACCTGCACCGGGGGGCCGGGGCGTACATCTGCGGCGAGGAAACCGCCCTGATGAACTCCCTGGAAGGCCTGCGCGCCAACCCGCGCCTCAAGCCGCCCTTTCCGGCGGCTGCCGGCCTGTACGGCCTGCCCACCACCATCAACAACGTGGAAACCTTCTGCGCCGCCACCCAGATTCTGAAGTTCGGCGCGGACTGGCATGCGGGCATGGGCACGGAGAAGAGCAAGGGCATGAAGCTCTTTCAGATTTCCGGGCCGGTGGCGCGGCCGGGCGTGTACGAACTGCCGCTGGGTACCACGTTCCGCGAACTCATCTATGACTGGGCGGGCGGGCCTCTGGAAGAGATGAAGGCGATCATTCCGGGCGGCAGCAGCTGCCCCATGCTGCCCTGGACCGACGCGATTCTGGACACGCCCATGGATTACGAGGCGATTGCGGCGGCCGGGTCCATGCTGGGCACGGGCGGCGTCACCCTGATTCCGAAGGCCGACTGCATCGTGAATGCCACCTGGAATCTGGTGCGCTTCTACGGCCACGAGTCCTGCGGCAAATGCACGCCCTGCCGCGAGGGGATTTCGAGCTGGATGACCCGCATGTACCAGAAGCTGGTCACCGGACGCGGGCAACCCGGCGACGTGCAGCTGATTCTGGACATGTCCGAGAACATCGGCGGGCGCTCCTTCTGCGCCCTGGCCGACGCCTGCCTGGGCCCGGTGCTCAGCTCCATCAAGCACTTCCGCGAGGAATACGACGCCCTGGCGCAAACCGGGCAGGCGATGTACGCGCCCAGGAAGCGCTGGAGGGACGCGTGA
- a CDS encoding carbohydrate ABC transporter permease — MKGLSKDRLWSVAVLLPSVVLIAVFVYGFIARSVYVSLTDWGNDPAQALALDPVIRFIGLANYQDLFTGFLQGRFRQELVSTVFFTAFFILGCLGLGLGLALILDRNPRGEGLWRTIFLFPMSLSFIVTGTIWRWMLQPGGGVNQAPTLFGAPPSTFPWLSSTEAIWKFDWNRLPLLTASVVAAVLIVVAVRALRAGDRRRTLVAALCAALLLGWALLVAPNLKLLPAPELHGFNLALIGIIIAAVWQMSGYTMALYLAGLRGIPEELREAAKVDGAGDLGMYRHVIFPLLAPISLSAMIVLGHISLKIFDLVYAMSGPDNINTSVPALNMYLTSFRQNQFALGAAIGTILLILVAFVIVPYLASQFRGEEGHA, encoded by the coding sequence ATGAAAGGCCTGAGTAAAGACCGGCTGTGGTCGGTCGCCGTACTGCTGCCCAGCGTTGTGCTGATCGCGGTGTTTGTGTACGGGTTTATCGCGCGCAGTGTGTACGTCAGCCTGACCGACTGGGGCAACGATCCCGCCCAGGCGCTGGCGCTGGACCCGGTGATCCGGTTTATCGGGCTGGCCAACTACCAGGACCTGTTTACCGGCTTCTTGCAGGGTCGTTTCCGCCAGGAACTGGTGAGCACAGTGTTTTTCACCGCCTTTTTCATTCTGGGCTGCCTGGGTCTGGGGCTGGGGCTGGCCCTGATCCTGGACCGCAACCCCCGGGGCGAGGGGCTGTGGCGCACCATCTTCCTGTTTCCCATGAGCCTGTCGTTCATCGTGACCGGCACCATCTGGCGCTGGATGCTGCAGCCCGGCGGCGGCGTGAACCAGGCGCCCACGCTGTTCGGGGCCCCGCCCAGCACCTTTCCCTGGCTCAGCAGCACCGAGGCCATCTGGAAGTTCGACTGGAACAGGCTGCCGCTGCTGACCGCCAGCGTGGTGGCCGCAGTGCTGATCGTGGTGGCGGTGCGGGCCCTGCGCGCCGGGGACCGCCGCCGTACCCTGGTCGCTGCCCTCTGCGCGGCCCTGCTGCTGGGCTGGGCGCTGCTGGTGGCCCCCAACCTGAAATTGCTGCCCGCGCCGGAGCTTCACGGCTTCAACCTCGCCCTGATCGGCATCATCATTGCCGCCGTGTGGCAGATGAGCGGCTACACCATGGCGCTGTATCTGGCCGGGCTGCGCGGCATTCCCGAGGAACTGCGCGAGGCCGCGAAAGTGGACGGCGCCGGCGACCTGGGCATGTACCGCCATGTGATCTTCCCGCTGCTGGCGCCCATCTCCCTGTCCGCCATGATCGTCCTGGGCCACATCAGCCTGAAAATCTTCGATCTCGTGTACGCCATGTCGGGGCCCGACAACATCAACACCAGCGTGCCGGCCCTGAACATGTACCTCACCAGCTTCCGGCAGAACCAGTTCGCGCTGGGGGCGGCCATTGGCACCATCCTGCTGATTCTGGTGGCCTTCGTGATTGTGCCGTATCTGGCCTCGCAGTTCCGGGGCGAGGAGGGACACGCGTGA
- a CDS encoding ATP-binding protein, translating to MTIPESPPVFVVTAEPARAQALRPLLPRANVRHISDAETLLREAHVTPPDVALLYTDTPGVPLHGVLPMLRQRAELAGTYWLAVGSRGLGEMLTAGVDALISEATPPQAVAVQVQTLLARAQQHRDAQGRVVSLQRRLDTWEHEERVRDQLVHMLVHDLKNPIAAVMGLLEIVQEDPRVPDDNRDLLKVARDETQHLLHLAVNMLDVRKIQAGKMNLRRELMFTPMFREVVELACGDVGSGLRDRHLRVEVEQDLSPASADPEILRRVLANLISNALKHTMTGGLIVVTVRGHGDTVQITVRDDGEGIPEDDIPNLFAAFEQSRLTLHGRFDTGMGLAFCKLAVEEHGGKIWVDSVRGQGATFTFTLPLAADNEDDDFAELV from the coding sequence ATGACGATTCCCGAATCCCCCCCCGTGTTCGTTGTGACGGCGGAACCGGCGCGGGCCCAGGCCCTGCGGCCGCTGCTGCCCCGGGCCAACGTCCGCCATATCAGTGACGCCGAAACGCTGCTGCGCGAAGCCCACGTGACCCCTCCTGATGTGGCGCTGCTGTACACCGACACGCCCGGCGTGCCGCTGCACGGGGTGCTGCCCATGCTGCGCCAGCGCGCCGAACTGGCCGGCACCTACTGGCTGGCGGTGGGCTCGCGGGGCCTGGGCGAGATGCTGACGGCGGGGGTGGACGCCCTGATCAGCGAGGCCACCCCGCCCCAGGCGGTGGCCGTGCAGGTGCAGACCCTGCTGGCCCGCGCGCAGCAGCACCGCGACGCCCAGGGACGGGTGGTGTCGCTGCAGCGGCGCCTGGACACCTGGGAGCACGAGGAGCGGGTGCGCGACCAGCTCGTGCACATGCTGGTGCACGACCTGAAAAACCCCATTGCCGCCGTGATGGGCCTGCTGGAAATCGTGCAGGAAGACCCCCGCGTGCCCGACGACAACCGCGACCTGCTGAAAGTGGCGCGCGACGAAACCCAGCACCTGCTGCACCTCGCCGTGAACATGCTGGACGTGCGCAAGATTCAGGCGGGCAAGATGAACCTGCGCCGGGAGCTGATGTTCACTCCCATGTTCCGCGAGGTGGTGGAACTGGCCTGCGGCGATGTGGGCAGCGGTCTGCGCGACCGCCACCTGCGCGTGGAGGTGGAACAGGACCTGAGCCCTGCCAGCGCCGACCCCGAGATTCTGCGCCGGGTGCTGGCCAACCTGATCAGCAACGCCCTGAAACACACCATGACCGGCGGCCTGATCGTGGTGACTGTGCGCGGGCACGGCGACACAGTGCAGATCACGGTGCGTGACGACGGCGAGGGCATTCCCGAGGACGACATTCCCAACCTGTTTGCGGCCTTTGAGCAGTCCCGCCTGACCCTGCACGGGCGCTTTGACACCGGCATGGGCCTGGCTTTTTGCAAGCTGGCGGTGGAAGAACACGGCGGCAAGATCTGGGTGGATTCGGTGCGCGGGCAGGGGGCCACCTTCACCTTCACCCTGCCCCTGGCCGCCGATAACGAGGACGACGACTTCGCGGAACTGGTGTAG
- a CDS encoding NADH-quinone oxidoreductase subunit A encodes MLLVALGIGIVAVIASAILGPKRRGSRTKLMAYESGNDPEGGVGTGQRFPVHFYLVAMLFIIFDIETAFFYPLAVAYQKLVPFAFFEAITFVLLLLVGYVYILKKKVLEWA; translated from the coding sequence ATGCTGCTCGTCGCGCTGGGTATTGGCATTGTCGCCGTCATTGCCAGCGCCATCCTGGGCCCCAAACGCCGGGGCAGCCGCACCAAGCTCATGGCCTATGAAAGCGGCAACGATCCTGAAGGTGGGGTCGGCACGGGCCAGCGCTTCCCGGTGCATTTCTACCTGGTCGCCATGCTGTTCATCATCTTCGACATTGAAACGGCGTTCTTCTATCCGCTGGCGGTGGCTTACCAGAAGCTGGTGCCCTTTGCCTTCTTCGAGGCAATTACCTTTGTGCTGCTGCTGCTGGTGGGCTACGTGTACATCCTGAAGAAGAAGGTGCTGGAATGGGCCTAA
- the nuoD gene encoding NADH dehydrogenase (quinone) subunit D codes for MGPDHQESDRAERLGADEGEALMHTEIMSLNVGPQHPSTHGVLRLVVDMDGEYVVKVTPHMGYLHTGFEKTFEHRTYQQGVTYAPRTDYLHCFGHELAYVLSVEKLLSAQVPERATTVRVILHELGRIHSHLVFVGTGLLDLGALTPFFYAFREKEALVDLFEAVCGYRMNQGYFRVGGLSRDIPDDWPARVAKFLDQMDRGVDEYSTLFSQNPIFLDRAKGVGVIPADVALDLGLTGPNLRASGVPLDHRKDNPYCGYEQYDFNVVTSQDGDSLARFNMRLLEFRESIKIVRQALKLLKPGPVKDPNRKISLPPRHELETSMEAVIHHFKLVTEGFHPPTGEVYVPVESARGEVGYYIVSDGGSMPYRVKIRAPSFVNLQALEYACVGAQFADLITILATIDPVLGDVDR; via the coding sequence ATGGGGCCGGATCACCAGGAAAGTGACCGCGCCGAGCGCCTGGGGGCCGATGAGGGCGAGGCCCTGATGCACACCGAGATCATGTCGCTGAACGTGGGGCCGCAGCATCCCAGTACGCACGGGGTGCTGCGCCTGGTCGTGGATATGGACGGCGAGTACGTGGTGAAGGTGACCCCACACATGGGCTACCTGCACACGGGCTTTGAAAAGACCTTCGAGCACCGCACCTACCAGCAGGGCGTGACCTACGCGCCGCGCACCGATTACCTGCACTGTTTCGGGCACGAACTGGCGTATGTGCTGAGCGTGGAAAAACTGCTCTCGGCCCAGGTGCCGGAGCGCGCCACCACCGTGCGCGTGATTCTGCACGAACTGGGGCGCATTCACAGCCACCTCGTGTTCGTGGGCACGGGCCTGCTGGACCTGGGCGCCCTGACGCCCTTCTTCTACGCCTTCCGCGAGAAAGAGGCGCTGGTGGACCTGTTCGAGGCGGTGTGCGGTTACCGCATGAACCAGGGCTACTTCCGGGTGGGCGGCCTGTCCCGCGACATCCCTGACGACTGGCCCGCCCGCGTGGCGAAGTTCCTGGACCAGATGGACCGCGGCGTGGACGAGTACAGCACCCTGTTCTCGCAGAACCCCATCTTCCTGGACCGGGCCAAGGGCGTGGGCGTCATTCCGGCGGACGTGGCCCTGGACCTGGGCCTGACCGGCCCCAACCTGCGCGCCAGCGGCGTGCCCCTGGACCACCGCAAGGACAACCCCTACTGCGGCTACGAGCAGTACGACTTCAACGTGGTCACCAGCCAGGACGGCGACAGCCTGGCACGGTTCAACATGCGCCTGCTGGAGTTCCGCGAGAGCATCAAGATCGTGCGCCAGGCCCTGAAGCTGCTGAAGCCCGGGCCGGTCAAGGACCCCAACCGCAAGATCTCCCTGCCCCCCCGCCACGAACTGGAAACCAGCATGGAAGCGGTCATTCACCACTTCAAACTGGTGACCGAGGGCTTTCACCCGCCCACGGGCGAGGTCTACGTGCCAGTGGAGAGCGCGCGCGGCGAAGTCGGCTACTACATCGTCTCCGACGGCGGCTCCATGCCCTACCGCGTGAAAATCCGGGCGCCCAGCTTCGTGAACCTGCAGGCCCTGGAATACGCCTGCGTGGGCGCGCAGTTTGCCGACCTGATCACGATTCTGGCCACCATTGACCCGGTCCTGGGAGACGTGGACCGGTGA
- the nuoE gene encoding NADH-quinone oxidoreductase subunit NuoE, whose product MSYFADKQPLVADIFSRYPDSPQGRRSALMPLLREVQDAEGFVSETRMAEIAALVGTTATEVRSVMSFYSTYHTVPTGRYHLQVCSTLMCALAGSDELWDHLVETLDVQPGEVTSDGRFSVQKVECLGSCGTAPMMQINDDGYYENVGPGKCARILADLRADRQPLPDNPVPVTVTAEGRQLMANGQAVGSSVTGLTVLPDSGRAL is encoded by the coding sequence TTGAGTTACTTCGCGGATAAACAACCACTGGTGGCGGACATTTTCAGCCGCTACCCCGATTCGCCGCAGGGGCGAAGAAGCGCGCTGATGCCACTGCTGCGGGAAGTGCAGGACGCCGAGGGCTTTGTTTCAGAAACCCGAATGGCGGAAATTGCCGCGCTGGTGGGGACTACCGCCACCGAAGTGCGCAGCGTCATGAGCTTCTATTCCACCTACCACACGGTGCCCACGGGCCGGTATCACCTGCAGGTCTGCTCCACGCTGATGTGCGCGCTGGCGGGTTCGGATGAGCTGTGGGACCACCTCGTGGAGACGCTGGACGTGCAGCCCGGCGAAGTGACCAGTGACGGCCGGTTCAGCGTGCAGAAGGTGGAGTGCCTGGGCAGCTGCGGCACCGCGCCCATGATGCAGATCAACGACGACGGCTATTACGAGAACGTGGGCCCAGGCAAGTGCGCCCGGATTCTGGCGGACCTGCGTGCTGACCGCCAACCGCTGCCAGACAACCCGGTGCCGGTGACGGTGACCGCCGAGGGCCGCCAGCTGATGGCCAACGGGCAGGCGGTGGGCAGCAGTGTCACGGGCCTGACCGTCCTGCCGGATTCGGGGAGGGCCCTATGA